From the Leishmania panamensis strain MHOM/PA/94/PSC-1 chromosome 31 sequence genome, one window contains:
- a CDS encoding hypothetical protein (TriTrypDB/GeneDB-style sysID: LpmP.31.2510) produces MAQMAGLGISTGFTRASMPLIRCVSFATVLLLLLLCSRAQQACNLAVALAPTVEQGTAALSDQLWLLSENAISKTAALVPPVEQMRVTREVPEAAISFSHPESKMSTTKTTTTLEESTTTTTTEEPTTTTTTEEPTTTTTTEEPTTTTTTEEPTTTTTTEEPTTTTTTEEPTTTTTTEEPTTTTTTAEPTTTTTALPTRSPITFSVGALAGVVAGGIAVGIFFGVGVTLLVICCPGFLPCCKRGSQAEQEVDDNFAEAHEMAETGCSGSSEWSSKHENGAKGIQNSVKLFNENGAFVAHDYNNVNPLVPPFVPSPKSAPPLVAGDPAHVNTFNNRPYIQNGIVPWTGRPPVLRGPQPACMVPTITKEGEVIPRERRVLPGLGLFETPIIPIALPAPSLPPPKTGAAAAVARAKALFRSKVLRQFCGSASAEEEQAAAEVAKSDQPVIQWFHRLVYFTALANSPEISGLDESDTDKSETQYADEDTAAVVVAVPTCTAASGASDGAHAKPPLPATAGTPQLAPYAALATPGMPLTAMHYANSQYQVPPGLYGAQYYPSTHPQMPGNTSEMMLRGSLYDADHLVVPAYGMGGGAVGHCPAPGGHGGTHAAAASSSGYSFLPSSQRLLSPQVQPNQQGLSLVLQQTTLSKASRSSVPSTGPY; encoded by the coding sequence ATGGCGCAAATGGCGGGTCTGGGCATCTCGACCGGATTCACACGTGCGTCGATGCCACTCATCCGCTGCGTATCGTTCGCTACAGTGCTCCTACTGCTACTGCTGTGTAGCAGAGCCCAGCAAGCATGCAACCTGGCGGTCGCCCTTGCACCGACAGTGGAGCAAGGTACTGCCGCGTTGTCTGACCAGTTGTGGCTACTCTCAGAGAACGCAATCAGCAAGACGGCTGCGTTGGTGCCACCCGTTGAGCAAATGAGAGTGACCCGTGAGGTGCCTGAGGCCGCCATATCCTTTTCACATCCTGAATCGAAGATGTCAACCACCAAGACGACCACCACGTTGGAGGAGTCAACAACGACTACCACGACGGAGGAACCAACAACGACTACCACGACAGAGGAACCAACAACGACTACCACGACGGAGGAACCAACAACGACTACCACGACGGAGGAACCAACAACGACTACCACGACGGAGGAACCAACAACGACTACCACGACGGAGGAACCAACAACGACTACCACGACGGAGGAGCCAACAACGACTACCACAACAGCGGAACCAACAACGACGACCACGGCTCTTCCCACTCGCTCACCCATCACCTTCTCTGTTGGAGCATTGGCGGGTGTTGTCGCGGGGGGCATTGCAGTCGGTATTTTCTTTGGTGTTGGTGTTACGTTGCTGGTCATATGCTGCCCCGGCTTCCTGCCGTGCTGCAAGCGAGGTTCACAAGCCGAGCAGGAGGTGGACGATAATTTTGCGGAGGCTCATGAAATGGCAGAGACGGGCTGCTCCGGAAGCTCAGAGTGGAGTAGTAAACACGAGAACGGTGCTAAGGGGATCCAGAATTCCGTCAAGCTATTCAACGAGAACGGTGCGTTTGTTGCCCACGACTACAACAACGTCAATCCACTCGTGCCTCCCTTTGTCCCCAGCCCGAagagcgcgccgccgctcgtcGCTGGCGACCCAGCACACGTCAACACCTTCAACAACCGCCCGTACATCCAGAACGGCATCGTGCCGTGGACGGGCCGGCCGCCGGTGCTTAGAGGTCCGCAGCCTGCGTGTATGGTTCCTACCATCACCAAGGAAGGCGAGGTTATTCCACGCGAACGGCGAGTACTCCCTGGCCTCGGCCTCTTTGAGACCCCGATCATTCCGATCGCTTTGCCTGCACCGTCATTGCCGCCACCGAAGACgggggccgccgccgccgtcgccaggGCAAAGGCGCTCTTTCGATCGAAGGTGCTTCGTCAGTTCTGTGGTTCCGCATcggcagaagaagagcaggcagccgcagaggtAGCCAAGAGTGACCAGCCAGTCATTCAGTGGTTTCACCGCCTTGTATACTTCACGGCACTGGCAAACTCCCCTGAGATATCCGGTCTTGATGAATCAGACACTGACAAGAGTGAGACACAGTATGCCGACGAAGACAcagccgctgtcgtcgtcgccgttcCGACCTGTACTGCCGCTTCAGGTGCTTCTGATGGGGCACATGCAAAACCTCCTCTACCCGCAACCGCTGGTACTCCCCAGCTGGCGCCTTACGCCGCTCTCGCCACACCAGGCATGCCCCTCACAGCCATGCACTACGCAAATTCGCAGTACCAGGTCCCACCAGGATTGTATGGTGCACAGTATTACCCAtcgacacacccacagatGCCAGGGAACACTTCAGAAATGATGCTGCGTGGCTCCCTGTACGATGCCGACCACCTCGTAGTGCCTGCGTATGGaatgggcggcggcgcagtagGCCATTGTCCAGCGCCTGGCGGACATGGAGGCACccatgcagctgctgcctccagcagcggctacAGCTTCCTCCCCTCGTCGCAGAGATTACTGTCACCGCAGGTGCAACCAAATCAACAGGGGTTGTCCTTAGTTCTGCAGCAGACGACCCTCTCGAAGGCCTCGCGGAGCTCCGTCCCATCCACCGGGCCTTATTAG
- a CDS encoding hypothetical protein (TriTrypDB/GeneDB-style sysID: LpmP.31.2530): MPAPSSTRPSRASLVCVLADARQGRQSRDPASAQLQWYLIQWFPRNLWPSIYRAPSRGAQGTAARANVYRQFCRDPPRVSHEWSAALQLVELARLVDKTPDTSPSRVHQGARLPTRTPTPESDSVVQATEHLLRYGVFPPSGWALTLRLLHKWREKQPPARPQVFPTSLSPPAAAQLLYHISLSPPSQRAWQDALRLYQLCAREAHAPSTSDRPLPTKTVEPPSPPRRTSDTAAHSAFLKALRHMTLTTCLRAGEWERGLHFYYHTLYQRDLPGPITTSYLVQQLGRSGQWAAVLQVYELCVKLLHAQRHQCKQQRQQQRLPPHREKCFSQEWGTTLSMAMAAAQNSPGAPTSTLATMVQQLQPDLGATPTLSTDVTRVTPSFSPPLVRLSGHFLSAVQALPSEKDRLVVLDLARRRSLLDIFKLIRGLVSKHRWEEALALFNEAMCTTSLRTLHPDPRDRDLPALHASAESTIRKPLGLSRREIGEARLSFLHEATIDSVAVVVAALNRHRGATRRRRTDALQESEVAHRSPTAAEVSSTRLMLNDREVECVFSKTLALNEEGPRALSLAARGTRAYFWRYCLEILAFNYGALPCGDTSTEASRSPENANEGHSSSPQPRRTPTPAALSFLLRHPRFPWHVALRLLQHYGVLETHPGERATATMDATGPRTASPSSADQRTRTSSPPTPCSLALAAAVELLRTQGKLLVAEKLALKSLEKEMAEEALGAGTGVSLSAALLRVAQYPTLRSVLLERENERLRVEGSTLFHLLQESTRVRRVQAEGHGDDGVYGTSCGAVSTSSSPWWASSAAFFHHPSGRALTVVWLLMQRHMHPKMTTTDAARYEGPTNFPASLFLCVPPPPAPTVPIASLAAPLRSWLLAYPVAVHCEVLCVIKSLTSPSDLPVSSTSSSAEASLCYVQRWVWVRRYLASLAMHFSAPCTDALTCKEGESLVEESGNAATDAVAREAYYGATFEAVVSLLDAPVSWIGASHDEVGHGMQMGVVTDATAARHRDEAPQSSAQRVQQLHQLLERAIVRYRCLPPTHMLLPNQLNRLLPPLPQSSLRFTGVSAEEVGAQRDSFDRGGACTERCAVALHLVRLVLGTIQDAREQCTVEPVLLHNLLKLCCRVAEYDKASLTAAEEAAPTDIDNSATVSRAGATLVRLQCELCGLETVRPGTLSLLYHLCAAAQSRASSYGHTIPRQVALATTCYLLEAQTAAAARKNQENQRQEGVLSRVTSSSSRAPNGQRRLDSPGLSCAVQGRHCQLYFSLLGWEDALEVWYRAFPHEVLTQLSSNPVAVEACLSLGESHQL; the protein is encoded by the coding sequence ATGCCGGCGCCGTCTTCGACCCGCCCATCCCGTGCGtcgcttgtgtgtgtactgGCTGATGCACGGCAGGGTCGGCAATCGAGAGACCCCGCCTCAGCCCAGCTGCAGTGGTACCTCATCCAGTGGTTTCCACGGAACCTCTGGCCATCCATCTACCGGGCGCCGTCACGCGGGGCGCAGGGTACGGCCGCCAGGGCAAATGTGTACCGCCAATTTTGCAGGGACCCGCCTCGTGTGTCGCACGAATGGAGCGCGGCGCTGCAACTTGTGGAGCTTGCCCGCCTAGTGGACAAGACACCGGACACCTCTCCATCGAGGGTGCACCAGGGGGCAAGACTgccaacacgcacacctacaccTGAATCGGATTCAGTGGTGCAGGCAACTGAGCATCTTTTGCGGTATGGCGTGTTTCCGCCCTCCGGCTGGGCGCTAACGCTGCGGCTCCTCCACAAGTGGCGGGAAAAACAGCCACCCGCGCGGCCGCAGGTGTTCCCGACCTCTCTCAgtcctcctgctgcagcccaGCTGCTGTACCACATCAGCCTCTCTCCACCGTCGCAACGGGCGTGGCAGGATGCACTGCGCCTCTACCAACTCTGCGCCAGAGAGGCTCACGCGCCATCTACCAGCGATCGCCCTTTACCCACCAAAACGGTCGAGCCTCCGTCACCGCCGAGGCGCACGTCAGATACCGCGGCTCACTCCGCCTTCCTGAAGGCACTGCGCCACATGACTCTCACAACGTGTTTGCGGGCTGGCGAGTGGGAAAGAGGGCTCCACTTTTACTATCACACCCTCTATCAGCGCGACTTGCCAGGCCCCATAACAACATCATacctggtgcagcagctgggccGATCCGGTCagtgggcggcggtgctgcaggtgtaTGAACTCTgcgtgaagctgctgcacgcgcaaCGGCACCAATGTaagcaacagcggcagcagcagcggctgcctcCGCATAGGGAGAAGTGCTTCTCACAAGAGTGGGGGACCACGCTGTcgatggcgatggcggcagcacaaaACTCGCCTGGCGCCCCAACGAGCACGCTCGCCACAatggtgcagcagcttcaaCCGGACCTCGGCGCCACACCTACGCTCTCCACTGATGTGACTAGAGTCAcaccctctttttctccccctttaGTGCGACTGAGCGgccactttctctctgctgtgcAAGCACTCCCGTCGGAGAAGGACCGTTTGGTGGTGCTGGACCTCGCCCGGCGCAGATCTCTGCTGGACATCTTCAAGCTCATTCGGGGCCTTGTGTCGAAGCACAGGTGGGAAGAGGCACTGGCGCTCTTCAATGAAGCCATGTGCACCACGTCTCTCCGGACGTTACACCCAGATCCTCGAGACAGGGACTTACCAGCGCTACATGCATCTGCGGAATCCACTATCAGGAAACCGCTTGGCCTTTCTCGGAGAGAGATTGGAGAGGCACGGCTCAGCTTCCTTCACGAGGCCACCATCGACTCGGTGGCTGTGGTCGTGGCCGCGCTGAATCGGCACCGGGGTGCCacaaggaggcggcgcaccgaCGCTCTACAAGAGAGTGAAGTCGCCCATCGCTCTCCTACTGCAGCTGAGGTGTCCTCGACGCGGCTGATGCTGAACGACAGAGAGGTGGAGTGTGTTTTCTCGAAGACACTGGCGCTGAATGAGGAAGGGCcccgcgctctctctctcgcggcGCGTGGGACTCGCGCGTACTTCTGGCGCTACTGTCTTGAGATCCTTGCCTTCAACTACGGTGCGCTGCCTTGTGGCGACACGAGTACAGAagcctctcgctctcctgaAAACGCGAACGAAGGACACAGCTCCTCTCCTCAACCACGCCGTACACCGACGCCAGCGGCGCTCTCGTTCCTGCTGCGTCACCCACGGTTCCCCTGGCACGTGGCGCTGCGACTCCTGCAGCATTACGGCGTGTTGGAGACGCATCCAGGTGAAAGAGCTACTGCGACAATGGATGCCACAGGCCcccgcaccgcctcaccTTCGTCAGCGGATCAGCGGACCAGGACGTCCTCGCCGCCTACACCATGTTCGCTAGCgctggctgccgctgtggaACTCCTCCGAACTCAGGGGAAACTCCTAGTAGCGGAGAAGCTGGCACTCAAGTCActagagaaagagatggcggaggaggctCTCGGTGCGGGAACTGGTGTCTCACTctctgcggcgctgctgagggtGGCACAGTACCCAACCCTGCGGAGCGTGCTGCTAGAAAGGGAGAATGAGAGGCTGAGAGTCGAAGGGTCAACGCTGTTCCACTTGCTGCAGGAGAGCACTCGTGTGAGAAGAGTACAGGCAGAGGGTCacggtgatgatggtgtCTATGGGACGTCCTGTGGAGCGGTCAGCACTTCTTCGTCTCCCTGGTGggcgagcagcgccgccttcttccacCACCCGAGCGGGCGTGCCCTCACCGTGGTATGGCTGTTGATGCAGCGACACATGCACCCGAAAATGACCACCACTGATGCGGCAAGGTACGAAGGCCCCACAAATTTTCCGgcttctctgtttctctgcgtACCTCCACCCCCAGCACCCACCGTCCCCATTGCAAGCTTGGCGGCCCCTCTCAGGTCGTGGCTCCTGGCGTATCCCGTGGCCGTGCATTGCGAGGTACTGTGCGTCATCAAGTCTCTGACGTCGCCGTCAGATTTGCCCGTATCGTCCACTTCCTCTTCTGCCGAGGCAAGTCTGTGCTACGTACAGCGATGGGTATGGGTGCGGCGCTACCTGGCATCGCTTGCAATGCACTTTTCTGCGCCCTGCACTGATGCATTGACGTGTAAAGAGGGGGAGTCGCTTGTGGAGGAGTCTGGTAACGCAGCAACCGATGCGGTGGCGAGGGAGGCGTACTACGGTGCCACCTTCGAGGCTGTTGTCTCTCTTCTGGACGCCCCTGTGTCGTGGATCGGCGCTTCGCATGATGAAGTGGGCCACGGGATGCAAATGGGCGTAGTCACCGATGCGACGGCTGCGAGACACCGCGACGAGGCTCCTCAGAGCTCTGCACAGCgagtccagcagctgcaccaaCTGCTGGAGCGCGCCATTGTGCGCTACCGGTGCCTGCCGCCGACGCACATGCTTTTGCCAAACCAACTAAACCGCCTCTTGCCCCCGCTTCCACAGTCCAGTCTGCGCTTCACTGGCGTGAGTGCTGAAGAGGTAGGTGCACAACGTGACTCCTTCGACAGGGGTGGTGCATGCACAGAAcgctgcgcggtggcgcttcACCTCGTTCGACTTGTTTTGGGTACTATCCAAGACGCGAGGGAACAGTGTACCGTGgagccggtgctgctgcacaaccTTCTGAAACTCTGCTGCCGTGTCGCCGAGTACGACAAGGCCTCTTTGACAGCTGCTGAGGAAGCCGCTCCCACCGACATTGACAACAGCGCTACAGTTAGCAGAGCCGGTGCGacgctggtgcggctgcaaTGTGAGCTGTGTGGCCTAGAGACAGTGCGTCCTGGCACCCTCTCGCTACTCTATCActtgtgcgctgctgcacagtcGCGCGCCAGCTCTTACGGCCACACTATCCCGCGCCAGGTGGCCTTAGCGACCACGTGCTACCTACTAGAAgcgcagacggcggcagcagcgcggaaGAATCAGGAAAATCAGCGGCAGGAGGGTGTACTATCGAGGGTcacgtcgtcatcgtcacgGGCCCCAAAtgggcagcgacgcctcgACTCGCCAGGCCTTTCTTGTGCAGTGCAGGGGCGCCACTGCCAACTCTACTTCTCCCTGCTAGGGTGGGAGGACGCGCTAGAGGTGTGGTATCGTGCTTTTCCCCACGAGGTCCTCACTCAGCTTTCGAGCAACCCGGTGGCAGTGGAGGCGTGCCTCAGCCTTGGTGAGAGTCATCAACTCTGA
- a CDS encoding serine/threonine protein phosphatase pp1(5.9), putative (TriTrypDB/GeneDB-style sysID: LpmP.31.2460), whose translation MGGFSKVEGIISKLLLNPAHNTAAPKQDTNNSPSSYVRQSRLQAFQAETAAAAPKTGSASYSLQTRGSSGGKAHDIRELGGGEMTEEEVVYLVMESRKLFMSQPMLIEIGAPVNVCGDVHGQYHDLLRLFQLGGYPPDSNYIFLGDYVDRGEQSLETVCLLLAYKLHFPNNFFLLRGNHESSSINRIYGFFDECKRRYSVKLWKLFTDTFNCMPVAGLIDGRILCMHGGLSPELHSLDQIRRILRPSDVPDSGLICDLLWSDPADDPITGFGENDRGVSWTFGENVVENITQALDLDLICRAHQVVEEGYMFFAKRKLLTVFSAPNYCGEFNNYGALLCVDENLMCSVKQLVPLFEVDLEEES comes from the coding sequence ATGGGTGGCTTTTCAAAGGTGGAGGGCATTATCagcaagctgctgctgaaccCGGCGCACAACACGGCCGCACCGAAGCAGGATACGAATAACTCTCCCTCGTCTTATGTAAGACAGTCGCGGCTGCAGGCCTTCCAGGCAGagacggcggctgcggcacccAAGACGGGCTCAGCCAGCTACAGCCTTCAGAcacgaggcagcagcggtggcaaggCCCATGACATACGGGAGctcgggggaggggagatgacggaagaggaggtggtgtacCTAGTGATGGAGTCGCGGAAGCTGTTCATGTCCCAGCCGATGCTGATTGAGATAGGGGCCCCGGTCAACGTGTGCGGCGACGTGCACGGTCAGTATCACgacctgctgcgcctcttccagcTTGGAGGGTACCCACCAGATAGTAACTACATCTTCCTCGGCGACTACGTTGACCGTGGCGAGCAGTCGCTAGAGACTGTTTGCCTGCTTCTCGCCTACAAGCTGCACTTCCCCAACaactttttccttctccgtgGAAAccacgagagcagcagcattaACCGCATCTACGGCTTCTTCGACGAATGCAAGCGCCGCTACAGTGTCAAGCTCTGGAAGCTCTTTACGGACACCTTCAACTGCATGCCTGTCGCTGGTCTCATCGACGGGCGCATTCTGTGCATGCACGGTGGCCTTAGCCCGGAGCTGCACAGCCTAGATCAAATTCGTCGCATCCTTCGACCCTCTGACGTACCGGATAGCGGTCTCATCTGCGATCTGCTCTGGTCGGACCCCGCCGATGACCCGATCACCGGCTTTGGTGAAAATGACCGTGGCGTGTCGTGGACCTTTGGCGAGAACGTGGTGGAGAACATCACTCAGGCGCTGGATCTCGACCTGATCTGCCGCGCGCACCAGGTCGTCGAGGAGGGCTATATGTTCTTCGCGAAACGGAAGCTGCTGACCGTCTTTTCGGCCCCCAACTACTGCGGGGAGTTCAACAACTATGGCGCCCTCCTGTGTGTCGATGAAAATCTCATGTGCAGCGTGAAGCAGCTCGTGCCGCTATTCGAAGTAGACCTGGAGGAAGAAAGTTGA
- a CDS encoding 2-oxoglutarate dehydrogenase, e3 component, lipoamidedehydrogenase-like protein (TriTrypDB/GeneDB-style sysID: LpmP.31.2470), giving the protein MLRRSSAWRNVPFPVLRNAEAFPRVDLCIIGGGPGGIAAAMRAIEYGKSVCIVESRRVGGADLWGGTVPSKMMWAIADFAASLTGPAFMQDLLNSDQVRRMVDSIPSERITQLLQKTCAEKENEYRTLLKASGVQLIEGKAAFASPNEIDIHTEGTGEYRSLQADNIVIATGSRPRSHAFAKCDHTRILNSTDVFQRPIPASMVVIGAGPMGCEVASMFAKLGRTKIYLVDKAARILPKDDDDVALYVQRHLIRRGVVIHHDCRLFDLEAGEENCRYSVRNIRSGDIDTFHAERAMLAVGRRPNLEALGLENTKMRVENGQLDCDEYSRCKPYKHIYCIGDATGKQKTVNTAQAAGQAVVDTMFGCSPMLAVNTNGLRNIATDMFLENEVASIGLSEQQCRARGISYSVARVEYRHLTRSIVMGEKDGFVKMIVTNDSEKRVLGVRAVGPHAGSVVEVASLPILNNESVYTMLKHSPAYPSLVSGVTECAAMLVRRGARCSNVVDGISIKGWAPVCKT; this is encoded by the coding sequence ATGTTGCGCCGCTCTTCTGCGTGGCGTAATGTGCCGTTTCCGGTGCTCCGCAATGCCGAGGCCTTTCCACGGGTGGACCTCTGCATCATTGGAGGCGGCCCGGGAGGCATTGCGGCCGCCATGCGCGCTATCGAATACGGCAAATCGGTCTGCATCGTCGAATCCCGCCGCGTTGGTGGCGCGGATTTGTGGGGCGGAACGGTGCCCTCTAAAATGATGTGGGCAATTGCGGACTTCGCGGCCTCCCTGACAGGTCCAGCGTTTATGCAGGACTTGCTGAATTCGGATCAGGTGCGTCGCATGGTCGACAGCATCCCTAGCGAGCGCATcacacagctgctgcagaagaCGTGCGCCGAGAAGGAGAACGAGTACCGCACATTGTTGAAGGCCTCTGGGGTGCAGCTGATTGAAGGTAAGGCAGCATTTGCCAGCCCGAACGAAATCGACATCCACACAGAGGGCACCGGCGAGTATCGCTCTCTTCAAGCGGACAACATTGTCATCGCGACCGGTTCAAGGCCGCGCAGCCACGCCTTTGCCAAGTGTGATCACACCCGCATCCTGAACTCCACTGACGTCTTTCAGCGGCCGATACCGGCGAGTATGGTGGTAATCGGTGCCGGACCGATGGGGTGCGAGGTGGCGTCGATGTTCGCCAAGCTGGGCCGCACCAAGATCTACCTGGTGGACAAGGCAGCGCGTATCCTGCccaaagacgacgacgacgtcgcaTTGTATGTGCAGCGTCACCTCATCCGTCGTGGCGTCGTCATCCACCATGACTGCCGACTGTTTGACCtggaggcgggggaggagaacTGCCGGTACTCGGTGCGCAACATCCGCAGTGGCGACATTGACACCTTTCACGCCGAGCGTGCCATGCTTGCAGTGGGACGCCGGCCCAACCTCGAGGCGCTGGGCCTAGAGAACACAAAGATGCGGGTGGAGAATGGGCAGCTGGACTGCGACGAGTACAGCCGCTGCAAGCCGTACAAACATATTTACTGCATTGGAGACGCTACAGGGAAGCAGAAGACGGTGAACACTGCCCAAGCGGCGGGGCAGGCGGTGGTAGACACCATGTTTGGCTGCTCCCCCATGCTGGCTGTGAACACGAACGGCCTCAGGAACATTGCGACCGACATGTTTCTGGAGAACGAAGTGGCAAGCATCGGCCTaagcgagcagcagtgccgtgcGAGGGGCATTAGCTACAGTGTGGCGAGGGTCGAGTACAGGCACCTCACCCGCTCCATCGTGATGGGGGAGAAGGACGGGTTTGTGAAGATGATTGTGACGAACGATAGCGAAAAGCGAGTGCTGGGTGTTCGTGCGGTGGGGCCGCACGCCGGCTCCGTCGTGGAGGTGGCCTCTTTGCCGATTCTCAACAACGAGTCCGTGTACACGATGCTCAAGCACAGCCCTGCTTACCCTTCGCTGGTGTCAGGGGTGACAGAGTGCGCTGCGATGCTGGTCCGTCGAGGTGCCCGGTGCTCAAACGTGGTGGACGGTATCTCCATCAAGGGCTGGGCCCCTGTCTGCAAGACGTAG
- a CDS encoding acetoin dehydrogenase e3 component-like protein (TriTrypDB/GeneDB-style sysID: LpmP.31.2480): MLRRTPYILAPACNWTAAPQDKAHFDVCVIGGGPAGIAAALRAADYKKRVCIVEKSRLGGSDLWDGALQSKTMWEYSTIMDKMRGETAIRLYGESLDRYLEIDEVKMRRSMETVSHIREDQILAALKASANVELMYGRATFNSNHEIQCHNKLTMDYRSITADYFIVATGSKPRKHPFVAADGRLVMTSDHIMRAPLPKSLVIVGAGVIGCEFAGIIGRLGKTKVSIIDKAPHILPWEDPDIVRMIERGMDRVGVVVHHNSDLYDMQPWEETEAEAEARHPADSAPQSGVQYTVMDRSTRMLTTFQVERALIAIGRVPDFSRLGIENTTVMTRGSQLHVNGFGQCVGTSHIFAVGDVATRMQVVSMGEAQARLAVDYIYGTEPKVVPNLMESMSSIAFLTRAVASVGYNESQCRKKGIAYIAARYSYEVMSRAVAAANTEGFVKIIVADDPERRILGVRAVGMNASTLVEIGALAIQNNQTVFDLAGRLTAYPAVSQAFQECLRSILNLPEHLHAKSACGVKLTKWAPADMDRGMAYRGKTAALRLTSPG; the protein is encoded by the coding sequence ATGTTGCGTCGCACACCCTACATTCTCGCCCCCGCTTGTAACTGgacagctgcaccgcagGACAAGGCGCACTTCGATGTGTGTGTCATCGGAGGTGGCCCTGCCGGCATtgcggcggcactgcgggCGGCCGATTACAAGAAGCGCGTCTGCATCGTGGAGAAGTCGCGACTGGGCGGCAGTGACTTGTGGGACGGCGCATTGCAGTCGAAGACAATGTGGGAATACTCAACTATCATGGACAAAATGCGTGGAGAGACAGCCATTCGCCTCTACGGCGAGAGCCTTGATCGCTACCTTGAGATCGACGAAGTCAAGATGCGGCGATCAATGGAGACAGTGAGCCACATCCGCGAGGATCAGATCCTGGCAGCACTCAAGGCCTCAGCGAACGTGGAACTCATGTATGGCAGGGCGACCTTTAACAGCAACCACGAGATCCAGTGCCATAACAAGCTGACGATGGATTACCGCAGCATCACGGCGGACTACTTTATCGTCGCCACCGGGTCGAAGCCGCGGAAGCACCCTTTCGTGGCTGCTGACGGGAGGCTGGTCATGACCTCCGACCACATCATGCGAGCCCCGCTGCCGAAGAGCTTGGTGATCGTGGGTGCTGGCGTCATTGGCTGTGAGTTTGCCGGCATCATTGGTCGACTAGGCAAAACAAAGGTCTCCATCATTGACAAGGCACCGCACATCCTGCCCTGGGAGGACCCCGACATTGTTCGCATGATCGAGAGAGGCATGGACCGCGTCGGCGTTGTCGTTCACCACAACTCCGACCTATACGATATGCAGCCCTGGGAGGAgaccgaggcggaggcggaggcgcgaCACCCGGCGGACTCCGCGCCGCAGTCTGGCGTGCAGTACACCGTGATGGATCGCAGCACGCGGATGCTGACCACGTTCCAGGTGGAGCGTGCGCTTATCGCCATCGGTCGCGTTCCGGACTTCTCCCGCCTCGGTATCGAGAACACCACGGTCATGACACGCGGCAGTCAGCTGCACGTGAATGGGTTTGGCCAGTGCGTTGGGACGTCACACATTTTCGCCGTTGGCGACGTCGCTACGCGCATGCAGGTCGTCAGCATGGGCGAGGCCCAGGCAAGGTTAGCCGTGGACTACATCTACGGCACGGAGCCGAAGGTGGTGCCGAATTTGATGGAGAGCATGTCCAGCATTGCCTTCCTGACCCGTGCCGTCGCCTCTGTCGGGTACAACGAGTCGCAGTGCCGGAAGAAGGGCATTGCCTACATCGCTGCCCGGTACAGCTACGAGGTGATGAGCCGCGCCGTAGCTGCCGCAAACACGGAGGGCTTCGTGAAGATCATCGTTGCGGACGACCCGGAGCGGCGCATCCTGGGCGTGCGGGCAGTGGGCATGAACGCAAGCACGCTTGTGGAGATTGGCGCACTGGCTATTCAAAACAACCAGACAGTCTTCGACCTTGCGGGGCGCCTGACCGCGTACCCGGCCGTTTCACAGGCCTTTCAGGAGTGCCTGCGCTCCATTCTAAACCTTCCAGAACACCTGCATGCGAAGTCAGCGTGCGGTGTCAAGCTGACGAAGTGGGCACCAGCCGACATGGATCGGGGAATGGCGTACAGGGGAAAAACGGCGGCGTTGAGGTTGACCAGTCCCGGGTGA